In one window of Branchiostoma lanceolatum isolate klBraLanc5 chromosome 15, klBraLanc5.hap2, whole genome shotgun sequence DNA:
- the LOC136420746 gene encoding tubulin alpha-1A chain-like, with translation MRECISVHVGQAGCQIGNACWELYCLEHGIQPDGQMPSDKTLGGGDDSFNTFFSETGSGKHVPRCVFVDLEPTVVDEVRTGTYRQLFHPEQLITGKEDAANNYARGHYTVGKEIIDVVLDRIRKLADSCTGLQGFLIFHSFGGGTGSGFTSLLMERLSTDYGKKSKLEFAIYPAPQISTAVVEPYNSILTTHTTLEHSDCAFMVDNEAIFDICRRNLDIDRPTYTNLNRLIGQIVSSITASLRFDGALNVDLTEFQTNLVPYPRIHFPLATFAPVISAEKAYHEQLSIGEITNACFEPNNQMVKCDPRHGKYMACCLLFRGDVVPKDVNAAIAAIKMKRTIQFVDWCPTGFKVGINYQPPTVVPGGDLARVQRAVCMLSNTTAIAEAWARLDHKFDLMYAKRAFVHWYVGEGMEEGEFSEAREDLAALEKDYEEVGIDSASGDEEEEGDEEY, from the exons ATG CGTGAGTGCATCTCCGTCCACGTCGGCCAGGCGGGTTGTCAGATTGGTAATGCCTGCTGGGAGCTGTACTGCCTGGAGCACGGGATCCAGCCTGATGGCCAGATGCCGAGCGACAAGACCCTCGGCGGTGGGGACGACTCCTTCAACACCTTCTTCAGCGAGACCGGGTCCGGGAAACATGTGCCCCGCTGCGTCTTTGTGGATCTGGAGCCCACTGTAGTTG ATGAGGTCCGCACCGGTACATACCGCCAGCTGTTCCACCCTGAGCAGCTCATCACTGGTAAGGAGGACGCCGCAAATAACTACGCCCGCGGCCACTACACCGTCGGCAAGGAGATCATCGACGTGGTTCTGGACCGCATCCGTAAGCTGGCCGATTCCTGTACTGGTCTCCAGGGGTTCCTCATCTTCCACTCCTTTGGCGGTGGCACAG GGTCGGGCTTCACTTCTCTGTTGATGGAACGTTTGTCTACGGACTATGGCAAGAAGTCCAAGCTGGAGTTTGCCATCTACCCTGCCCCTCAGATATCCACCGCCGTCGTCGAACCCTACAACTCCATCCTGACCACCCATACGACGCTGGAGCACTCCGACTGCGCCTTCATGGTCGACAATGAGGCGATTTTCGACATCTGCCGCCGTAACCTGGACATTGATCGTCCCACCTACACCAACCTGAACCGCCTGATTGGTCAAATCGTCTCCTCCATCACTGCATCCCTGCGGTTCGACGGCGCCCTGAACGTGGATCTCACCGAGTTCCAGACCAATCTGGTGCCCTACCCGCGTATCCACTTCCCCCTGGCCACTTTCGCTCCCGTCATCTCGGCAGAGAAGGCCTACCATGAGCAGCTGTCCATTGGCGAGATCACCAACGCCTGCTTCGAGCCAAACAACCAGATGGTGAAGTGCGATCCCCGTCACGGCAAGTACATGGCCTGCTGTCTGCTGTTCAGAGGCGATGTGGTGCCCAAGGATGTCAATGCCGCCATCGCCGCCATCAAAATGAAGCGCACCATCCAGTTCGTTGACTGGTGCCCCACCGGCTTCAAGGTCGGCATCAACTACCAGCCTCCCACCGTGGTGCCTGGTGGAGACCTGGCCAGGGTGCAGCGTGCCGTGTGCATGTTGAGCAACACCACCGCCATCGCCGAGGCCTGGGCCCGGCTGGACCACAAGTTTGACCTGATGTACGCCAAGCGCGCCTTTGTGCACTG GTACGTGGGTGAGGGGATGGAGGAGGGAGAGTTCTCCGAGGCGCGTGAGGACCTGGCTGCGCTAGAGAAGGACTATGAGGAGGTTGGGATCGACTCCGCATCAGGAGATGAGGAAGAAGAGGGAGACGAGGAGTACTAG